The following coding sequences are from one uncultured Cohaesibacter sp. window:
- a CDS encoding ABC transporter ATP-binding protein, with protein MSDTKTPLLDINDLHVHFETNSDKDVHAVRGIHLHINKGETVAVVGESGSGKSQVMMSAMGLLADNGWVEGSVKYDGTEILGLSTRKLNSYRGAKMTMIFQEPMTSLDPLYTVGRQICEPLRIHQKMDKKRAMARALELLELVGIPDPKNRLKSYPHEMSGGQRQRVMIAMALANNPDLLIADEPTTALDVTIQAQILQLLADLQKKLGMAILFITHDLNIVRRFADRVYVMKTGEVVEEGNTAEIFDNPAHDYTRMLLSAEPEGRKKAPEANAPVLLEGKGVNVSFNITSGVFATQKHELRAVNNVDICLRQGQTIGIVGESGSGKSTLGRALLRLTNVTGEVLLDGVDMSQISSEAMREHRKRLQLVFQDPFGSLSPRMMVGQIITEGLLVHHPELSAKERDARAIEALEEVQLDPSMRNRYPHEFSGGQRQRIAIARAMVLKPRIVVLDEPTSALDRSVQKQIVELLRGLQEKNNLSYLFISHDLSVVRAMSDYVMVMKQGVIVEEGHTDQIFDAPRELYTKQLMAAAFDLEPISA; from the coding sequence ATGTCAGATACAAAAACACCTCTGCTCGATATCAACGATCTGCACGTGCATTTTGAAACCAACAGTGACAAGGATGTGCATGCGGTGCGCGGCATCCACCTGCATATCAACAAGGGCGAAACGGTTGCCGTAGTAGGTGAATCCGGATCTGGCAAAAGCCAGGTCATGATGTCTGCAATGGGGCTGCTGGCTGATAACGGCTGGGTGGAAGGATCGGTGAAATATGACGGCACCGAGATTCTCGGGCTTTCAACGCGCAAGCTGAACAGCTATCGCGGCGCCAAGATGACCATGATTTTTCAGGAGCCGATGACATCTCTTGATCCGCTCTATACCGTTGGTCGGCAGATTTGCGAGCCATTGCGCATTCACCAGAAAATGGACAAGAAGCGGGCCATGGCGCGTGCCTTGGAGCTTCTGGAGCTTGTGGGTATTCCCGATCCGAAAAACCGGCTTAAATCCTATCCGCATGAAATGTCTGGCGGTCAACGTCAGCGCGTCATGATCGCCATGGCGCTTGCCAACAATCCTGATCTGCTGATTGCTGACGAACCAACCACGGCGCTTGATGTGACCATTCAAGCTCAGATTTTGCAGCTCCTGGCCGATTTGCAGAAAAAGCTGGGTATGGCGATTCTCTTTATCACCCACGATCTCAATATCGTCCGAAGATTTGCCGACCGTGTGTATGTGATGAAAACCGGAGAAGTGGTCGAAGAAGGTAACACCGCTGAAATTTTCGATAACCCGGCCCATGATTATACCAGGATGCTGCTGTCCGCAGAGCCTGAAGGGCGCAAAAAAGCGCCCGAAGCCAATGCGCCGGTTCTGCTGGAAGGCAAAGGCGTTAATGTAAGCTTCAACATTACGTCCGGCGTTTTTGCTACTCAAAAGCATGAGCTTCGGGCCGTTAACAATGTCGATATATGTCTTCGTCAAGGACAGACGATCGGCATCGTCGGGGAATCCGGGTCAGGTAAGTCCACATTGGGTCGGGCGTTGCTCCGGCTGACCAATGTGACTGGTGAAGTCTTGCTTGATGGCGTCGACATGAGCCAGATTTCCAGTGAAGCGATGCGAGAACACCGCAAAAGGTTGCAACTGGTGTTTCAGGATCCCTTTGGATCGCTGTCTCCACGCATGATGGTGGGGCAGATCATCACTGAAGGTCTTTTGGTGCACCATCCGGAATTGTCTGCCAAGGAACGGGACGCAAGGGCGATTGAAGCTTTGGAAGAGGTGCAGCTTGATCCTTCCATGCGCAACCGCTATCCGCACGAGTTTTCCGGTGGTCAGAGGCAGCGCATCGCGATTGCCAGAGCAATGGTGCTCAAGCCTCGTATCGTTGTTCTGGACGAACCCACATCTGCACTCGACCGTTCTGTTCAAAAGCAGATCGTTGAACTGCTGCGTGGTCTTCAGGAGAAGAACAATCTGTCCTATCTGTTCATCTCACACGATCTTTCTGTTGTTCGTGCAATGTCGGATTACGTCATGGTGATGAAACAGGGGGTCATTGTCGAAGAGGGACATACAGATCAGATCTTCGATGCGCCAAGAGAGCTCTATACCAAGCAGCTGATGGCCGCAGCTTTTGACCTTGAGCCTATTTCTGCGTGA
- a CDS encoding ABC transporter permease subunit: MKTKAGKATEKLVEAQIGRSLWDDAWARLKANRAAMASFLVLFLIAVACFLGPLFTGHKYDTVYRNYVKVPSSLTAYPRDDEIQPALDKVLKRARLTAEDTTIAANEVVVKVTSKKAINEKVARYFDRSDLFKQASFSGFSEDKKSATITAKINRMHFFFGTDANGRDLLTRTLIAGRISLIIGLLASGVALLIGVTYGSLSGYFGGRVDLIMMRVVDVLYSLPFIFFVILLVVFFGRNFILMFIAVGAVEWLDMARIVRGQTLSIKRQEYVLAAEAMGVGAGGILRRHIIPNTLGPVVIFVTLLVPKVILLESFLSFLGLGVQEPMTSWGVLISEGARNLQGASWMLIFPSIFLTATLFALNFIGDGLRDALDPKDR, from the coding sequence ATGAAAACAAAAGCCGGTAAGGCAACCGAAAAGCTCGTGGAAGCGCAAATTGGCCGTTCCCTCTGGGACGACGCGTGGGCGCGGCTCAAAGCCAACCGCGCGGCAATGGCCTCCTTCTTGGTCCTGTTCCTCATCGCTGTGGCATGTTTTTTGGGCCCGCTCTTTACCGGGCACAAATATGACACCGTCTACAGAAATTATGTGAAGGTGCCCAGCTCGCTTACGGCCTATCCAAGAGACGACGAAATTCAGCCCGCATTGGACAAGGTCTTGAAACGCGCCAGACTGACCGCCGAGGATACAACCATCGCCGCTAATGAAGTCGTGGTGAAAGTGACTTCCAAGAAAGCGATCAACGAAAAAGTAGCTCGCTATTTTGATCGTTCAGACCTGTTCAAGCAAGCGTCTTTCTCAGGCTTCTCTGAAGACAAGAAAAGCGCGACCATCACAGCCAAGATTAATCGCATGCATTTTTTCTTTGGCACGGACGCCAACGGGCGAGATCTTTTGACCAGAACCCTGATTGCCGGGCGCATTTCGCTGATCATCGGCCTTTTGGCCTCTGGTGTGGCGTTGCTTATCGGGGTGACATATGGGTCGCTGTCAGGCTATTTCGGCGGCAGGGTGGATCTGATCATGATGCGCGTTGTCGACGTGCTCTATTCGCTTCCCTTCATTTTCTTTGTCATTCTGCTGGTGGTTTTCTTCGGCCGGAACTTCATTTTGATGTTTATTGCCGTCGGTGCCGTGGAATGGCTAGATATGGCACGAATCGTGCGCGGACAGACGCTTTCCATCAAGCGACAGGAATATGTGCTTGCTGCCGAGGCTATGGGCGTTGGAGCCGGAGGTATCCTGCGTCGGCATATCATTCCCAACACATTGGGACCGGTTGTAATCTTCGTCACGTTGCTCGTGCCCAAGGTCATTTTGCTTGAGAGCTTCCTGTCTTTTCTGGGCTTGGGGGTTCAGGAGCCAATGACCTCCTGGGGTGTGTTGATCTCCGAAGGTGCTCGAAATCTCCAAGGCGCAAGCTGGATGCTGATTTTCCCTTCTATCTTCCTGACGGCGACACTGTTCGCGTTGAACTTCATTGGCGATGGTCTGCGTGATGCGCTGGACCCCAAAGATCGATAG
- a CDS encoding ABC transporter permease subunit, translating into MLRYVFKRLLTAIPTLFIIVTLSFFLIRVAPGGPFDLERPLEAKVMENLNKIYNLDKSLWEQYLIYLNNVLHGNLGPSFFFRDFTVVEMFGNGLPISIQIGGYALLMAIIVGGFLGVWAALKQNKTPDYAVMTVATMGITIPNFVVAPVLTLLFGVALGWLPVGGWNNGAWQNKILPIITLGLPQVAVVARLTRGAMIEALRSHHIRTARANGLPGWMVVVVHALRGALLPVVSYAGPAAAALLTGSVVIETIFGIPGVGRYFVQGALNRDYPLVMGTVIVIAVFIMVFNLIVDLLYAWLDPRVRYD; encoded by the coding sequence ATGCTGCGCTATGTGTTCAAACGATTGCTGACAGCAATCCCGACATTGTTCATCATTGTCACCCTTTCCTTTTTCCTCATCCGAGTTGCTCCGGGTGGGCCGTTCGATCTCGAACGCCCGCTGGAAGCCAAGGTGATGGAAAATCTCAACAAGATCTACAATCTAGACAAGTCGCTTTGGGAACAATATCTCATCTATTTGAATAATGTGCTCCATGGCAATCTTGGTCCAAGCTTCTTCTTTCGCGATTTCACCGTCGTTGAAATGTTCGGCAACGGCTTGCCGATTTCCATTCAGATCGGCGGTTATGCCTTGCTGATGGCGATTATCGTTGGAGGGTTTCTTGGTGTCTGGGCGGCGCTCAAACAGAACAAGACTCCCGACTATGCCGTTATGACGGTTGCGACGATGGGGATCACCATTCCCAACTTTGTTGTGGCACCGGTTCTAACGCTGCTGTTCGGTGTTGCTCTGGGTTGGCTGCCGGTTGGCGGCTGGAACAATGGGGCTTGGCAAAACAAGATCCTGCCAATCATAACGTTAGGGTTGCCGCAGGTGGCCGTCGTGGCGCGCTTGACGCGAGGAGCGATGATTGAAGCGCTGCGCTCTCATCACATTCGAACCGCCAGAGCCAATGGATTGCCCGGCTGGATGGTTGTTGTTGTTCACGCCCTGAGGGGGGCATTGTTGCCAGTGGTCTCCTATGCAGGCCCAGCCGCCGCTGCCTTGCTTACCGGCTCTGTTGTTATCGAGACAATCTTCGGTATTCCCGGTGTTGGACGCTATTTCGTTCAAGGCGCGCTTAATCGCGACTATCCTCTGGTCATGGGCACCGTGATTGTCATTGCGGTTTTCATCATGGTCTTCAACCTGATCGTCGACTTGCTCTATGCCTGGCTCGATCCCCGCGTGCGTTACGATTGA